In Rutidosis leptorrhynchoides isolate AG116_Rl617_1_P2 chromosome 6, CSIRO_AGI_Rlap_v1, whole genome shotgun sequence, the DNA window TTTTAGTAAAAAAACAAATGAATGTGTTTCTTTTTCTTATTTAAATTTGCATTATCTACTTGTACTCATAACTAACAACTTGTAaactaatttatttaattaattttgtggggtaTGTGTTACGGAGATCGTATGTCATGGTTGGTAGGGGGTGTTATGGAAATGTCATAGAAGGAAGTGGAGAGAGAAAGCtaatgtggcgctgatgtgacagTGATGAAAGATGTCATGATTAAGAGTGGTCTAAGGGTGTTTTTGAAAGTTAACTAAAATTTTGGTGGATGAAGTAAAATGAATGTTGTATTTATCACCCCCCTTTTTGTTTTGAGTTAGTATTTGTTGTTATCGTGTTGTTAATAACTATAATGAGTGCTAAGAAAAAGGGTCATGATAGGTGAGTGTTCGACATCTGGGGTAATTACCTCTGGTGTTGGACCATGAGTCCCTCCCTCCTGGCAATATGTCACAAAGGCAGATTGTGCCGTAATCACTTACTTGCTTCGTGGTGATTTTTTGGGAGTAGTGTCTGATTCAGTTTCTAATTTTTCTACGGGGGCTATACCCTTTTGTCCTGATAATGCAAGGATCTATTGAGTGGTCTACATGCTAGTGCATTTTGCTATTTTTATTAAGGTGGTTTGTTTTACTTGGTTTGGCGTTTGTACTCTTTGTTGCTGCAGCTAATGATGTCCCATGTAGCTAATTTTTGGTACACACAATTGTGAATCATAAAAGTGTTATACAATATCATCACAAAATTAGTAAAGTGATTAATGTTACATTAGTAAACTTTGTAAGTTTAAATGTATGTTAAAACCGCACTCGAAACATCATTAAAAGTTGCTGCAGCATCAGAGGATGTCTTCCAAATTGTTTCTCTTCATTTTGACAAAATAACAAGAAAAATAAACACAAAATtctaatttataaaataaaataatacacCGACCACTCAAATGTCAAAGTACGAAAACATAAAAGATCTTTAAAAAAAAACAGATATCGACATAGATAAATAAAAATCTAGACATAACCACCACCAACTGATGCAAGTCTTAATTATCACCATGTATAATTATCGTATAGGAGTCGTCTAATGGACTCCCCCGTCAACTTGACTGAATCCGGACACATTCTCTTGTTGTATATCTCCTCCAAACATCAGTCAAACGGAAACTATGCATTCGGGACAGAGTTTCCACAAAGATTCATAAAATTCAGCTAATTTATTTTTAGATAGGCCTTCCGGGAGCTTTATAGTCAGTTCCTTCTGCAATCGGAGACTAGCCATAAGAATTTCAGGTACGGGAAGCTGATGttgatcttcttcttcttcttcttcttctaattcAGGTGGTGGTTTTATTGCTGGATCATAAAGGAATATCCCGCTACTCGAAAGATAAATAACATTTGCATCCCTACACTCTATATGACTAATGGTACCCGTCGGGTATTTGATGAACCGCACACTTTCATCACGTTTGATCCCAAAGTGATTGGCTATTAAGGTCACAAAATGGCCACCGCAGATTGGGTTGTTGGCAGCGGCCAAATGTCTCAAATAGTAGGCCACACAATAAGGAATGTTGACATGAGTTTTTGACCGTATTTGTTTCAGGTACCACATGCCAGACAAGTATACCTTGTCAGTGTCCTCGGCCCGATGGAAAATATTAAGGGTCAGAACCATGTGGAGCAAACGGCAATAAATATCATCCATATCTATTGTAGACGGGAACTTATTACCATCACGGTGGTCACGGGGGGACCAGGaccaggaggaggaggaggagttaAACTCTTTCCAAACACTATTTGGGTCAAAATCCTTTTCATTCATAATATCAGAAACCCGAGCACCCGACCAGATGTAATCGCTGAAGTGTTGCTCATCCATCTGTTTCGGTGAGTAGATCTCCAAGCAACGCGTAAATTCCGCCAAAGACATCCGACGGTCGTTACCACCCAATCTAAATCTCATGAAGTCCTTATCACTCATGTC includes these proteins:
- the LOC139855677 gene encoding uncharacterized protein isoform X1, producing MSDKDFMRFRLGGNDRRMSLAEFTRCLEIYSPKQMDEQHFSDYIWSGARVSDIMNEKDFDPNSVWKEFNSSSSSWSWSPRDHRDGNKFPSTIDMDDIYCRLLHMVLTLNIFHRAEDTDKVYLSGMWYLKQIRSKTHVNIPYCVAYYLRHLAAANNPICGGHFVTLIANHFGIKRDESVRFIKYPTGTISHIECRDANVIYLSSSGIFLYDPAIKPPPELEEEEEEEDQHQLPVPEILMASLRLQKELTIKLPEGLSKNKLAEFYESLWKLCPECIVSV